Proteins from a single region of Bacteroidota bacterium:
- a CDS encoding response regulator, whose product MSEKAPSTGLAWKLIVGFILSSALIGFAAWFAYQNFNKLLGSVETLSSPNNSTEELQDLINSMHEADGNMRNFIMTNDNGSLQSYLEMMENISVELEDLKQDGNFVSSEEALDTLGDYFQDKADLMYSLVIFKQSSEYERLNSKALKKISSNISNETGQITISNKIETKPDDLKQPALKQQSVTTESSKKDKDKTKAKDEGFLKNLFSGKNKNQQTTTTSATIVELSDTTQQKGSTSSLQFEIANNPSVNVEDVREALKEIEREQKQYNTTLTIKELEILASDKIIIKKINELIDRIKQEQVTKNQAQLIAANNNAKKSSQTMLGIASVALLTGLIFMGVILVDINRSNRYKQALIVARNRAEYLAKAKEEFLANMSHEIRTPLNAIIGFSEQMESTPLQPSQKKYIKAVSNAGAHLLNTVNDILDLSKIEAGKLAVDEQPFKIKEAIDEVSSILEIKAKEKSLEFSIKCGDFTDEYIIGDPFRIKQILYNIAGNAIKFTESGKIEITCIGKKQKNIIHYYLAVADTGIGIAQDKLDKIFESFEQGENTITKKYGGTGLGLSISKKLAQLLGGDIAVKSEVNKGSIFTIHLPLPIADEKSIKSIIQDSQLNVNLHGLEILVVDDEPFNLMLAEVILKKYGAVITVAENGRVALEKIDLQNFDLVLADLHMPEVDGYMLANKIRERYLQVPLIALTANVMQNDVIKIKQSGFNDILLKPYKEKSLLEMISKHSPVVIGDKNNKTDAVTVTENINNTQMESSSYNLNEIRKFADNDNAILVAIIDSFIQNNSLNLFTLKDAVEKHDLHVIRNTAHKMLPSYNHFHVMSIIPELKEMEIVQEAQNNVLLQHYYKIEEVSKDVFAALEAESRTLALN is encoded by the coding sequence ATGAGTGAAAAGGCGCCATCTACAGGTTTAGCGTGGAAATTGATTGTAGGGTTTATCCTATCCAGCGCACTTATTGGGTTTGCGGCCTGGTTTGCTTATCAAAATTTCAATAAACTACTAGGCTCGGTTGAAACATTATCCTCACCAAATAATTCCACGGAAGAGTTACAAGATTTGATAAACAGCATGCATGAGGCCGATGGCAATATGCGGAACTTCATCATGACAAATGATAATGGATCGCTGCAGAGTTACCTTGAAATGATGGAAAACATTAGTGTGGAACTGGAAGACCTTAAACAGGATGGCAATTTTGTATCCAGCGAGGAGGCTTTGGACACACTTGGCGATTATTTTCAGGACAAGGCTGATCTTATGTATTCACTGGTCATTTTTAAACAGTCCAGTGAGTATGAACGATTAAACAGCAAAGCTTTAAAAAAAATATCATCCAATATCTCAAACGAAACAGGTCAAATTACGATTTCAAATAAAATAGAAACGAAACCGGACGATTTAAAACAACCCGCACTTAAACAGCAATCTGTTACAACAGAATCTTCAAAAAAAGATAAAGATAAAACCAAGGCTAAAGATGAAGGTTTTTTAAAAAATTTGTTTTCTGGGAAAAATAAAAATCAGCAAACCACAACAACATCTGCTACTATTGTAGAATTGTCGGACACTACGCAACAAAAAGGCTCTACCTCTTCGTTGCAGTTTGAAATTGCAAATAATCCTTCAGTAAATGTTGAAGATGTTCGTGAGGCTTTAAAAGAGATTGAACGCGAACAAAAACAATACAACACAACATTAACGATTAAAGAACTTGAAATTTTAGCCAGTGATAAAATCATTATTAAAAAAATTAACGAATTAATTGACCGTATCAAACAGGAACAGGTTACAAAAAATCAAGCCCAATTAATTGCTGCAAATAATAATGCAAAAAAGTCATCTCAAACGATGTTGGGAATTGCCTCAGTTGCCCTCCTTACCGGTTTAATTTTTATGGGGGTGATTTTAGTAGATATAAACAGAAGTAACCGATACAAACAAGCATTAATTGTAGCTCGCAACAGAGCAGAATATCTGGCAAAAGCCAAAGAAGAATTTCTGGCAAATATGAGCCACGAAATAAGAACGCCATTAAATGCCATTATTGGATTTTCCGAACAAATGGAAAGCACTCCCCTTCAGCCTTCTCAAAAAAAATATATCAAAGCAGTTAGTAACGCCGGGGCACATTTATTAAATACAGTAAATGATATTTTGGATTTGTCAAAAATAGAAGCAGGGAAATTGGCAGTGGATGAACAACCTTTTAAAATTAAAGAGGCAATTGATGAAGTATCGTCGATATTAGAAATAAAAGCAAAAGAAAAAAGTCTGGAATTTAGTATCAAATGCGGTGATTTTACAGATGAATACATAATTGGCGATCCGTTTCGGATAAAACAGATTTTATACAATATTGCCGGTAATGCTATAAAATTTACCGAATCGGGTAAAATTGAAATTACATGCATCGGTAAAAAGCAAAAAAATATTATTCACTACTATCTCGCCGTTGCTGACACAGGAATTGGTATTGCGCAGGATAAACTGGATAAAATATTTGAAAGTTTTGAACAGGGTGAAAATACCATTACAAAAAAATATGGTGGCACCGGATTGGGTTTAAGTATTTCTAAAAAGTTAGCGCAATTACTTGGCGGAGATATTGCAGTTAAAAGTGAAGTGAATAAAGGTAGTATTTTTACCATTCACCTGCCGTTGCCAATTGCAGATGAAAAATCAATTAAAAGCATTATTCAGGATAGCCAACTCAATGTCAATTTGCACGGTTTGGAAATACTTGTAGTTGATGACGAACCATTCAACCTGATGCTTGCAGAAGTGATTTTGAAGAAATATGGTGCAGTTATTACTGTTGCTGAAAACGGAAGAGTTGCCTTGGAAAAAATCGATTTACAAAATTTCGATCTGGTGCTTGCCGATTTGCACATGCCGGAGGTTGATGGTTATATGCTGGCCAATAAAATACGCGAGCGTTATTTGCAGGTGCCACTTATTGCGCTGACTGCAAACGTGATGCAAAATGATGTAATTAAAATTAAACAAAGCGGATTTAACGATATCCTGTTAAAACCATATAAAGAGAAATCATTATTAGAGATGATTTCAAAGCATTCACCGGTTGTAATTGGTGATAAAAACAACAAAACCGATGCCGTTACGGTAACAGAAAATATAAATAACACGCAAATGGAATCGTCATCGTATAATTTAAATGAAATTAGAAAATTTGCAGACAATGATAATGCTATACTGGTTGCCATCATTGACTCGTTTATTCAAAATAATTCACTAAATTTATTTACACTAAAGGATGCGGTTGAAAAACACGATTTGCATGTTATTCGAAATACCGCGCATAAAATGCTGCCATCTTATAATCACTTTCATGTAATGTCAATAATACCTGAATTAAAGGAAATGGAAATTGTGCAAGAAGCGCAAAACAATGTTTTATTGCAACATTACTATAAAATAGAAGAGGTTAGTAAAGATGTATTTGCAGCCTTGGAAGCTGAATCAAGAACACTCGCGCTAAATTAA